A part of Deltaproteobacteria bacterium genomic DNA contains:
- a CDS encoding DUF2892 domain-containing protein, whose product MHIERLLRLIAGTFVLLSLLLAQLHSPYWLLFTAFVGLNLFQSAFTDWCPMMTFLGWFGFKRCNEAPARQGS is encoded by the coding sequence ATGCATATCGAAAGACTTCTCAGACTCATAGCCGGGACGTTCGTCCTTTTGAGCCTGCTGCTCGCGCAGCTTCACTCGCCTTACTGGCTGCTATTCACGGCCTTCGTGGGGCTCAATCTCTTCCAGTCGGCCTTCACCGACTGGTGTCCCATGATGACCTTTCTGGGCTGGTTCGGCTTCAAACGCTGCAACGAAGCGCCGGCCCGGCAGGGGAGCTGA